The proteins below are encoded in one region of Hordeum vulgare subsp. vulgare chromosome 3H, MorexV3_pseudomolecules_assembly, whole genome shotgun sequence:
- the LOC123442890 gene encoding BTB/POZ domain and ankyrin repeat-containing protein NPR1-like — MEAPSSHVTTSFSDCDSVSMEDAAPDADVEALRRLSDNLAAAFRSPDDFAFLADARFAVPGAPDLCVHRCVLSARSPFLRALFKRRAAAAGSAGGAEGDRVELRELLGGEVEVGYEALRLVLDYLYSGRVCDLPKTACACVDEGGCAHVGCHPAVSFMAQVLFAASTFQVGELASLFQRHLLDLLDKVEADNLPLVLSVANLCNKSCVKLFERCLERVVRSDLDMITLDKALPLDVIKQIIDSRITLGLASPEDNGFPNKHVRRILSALDSDDVELVRLLLKEGQTNLDDAFALHYAVEHCDSKITTELLDIALADVNLRNPRGYTVLHIAARRRDPKIVVSLLTKGARPSDFTFDGRKAVQIAKRLTKHGDYFGNTEEGKPSPNDKLCIEILEEAERRDPQLGEASVSLALAGDCLRGKLLYLENRVALARIMFPIEARVAMDIAQVDGTLEFTLGSCTNPPPEITTVDLNDTPFKMKDEHLARMRALSKTVELGKRFFPRCSNVLDKIMDDEPELASLGRDASSERKRRFHDLQDTLLKAFSEDKEEFARSATLSASSSSTPTVARNLTGRPRR; from the exons ATGGAGGCCCCGAGCAGCCACGTCACCACCTCCTTCTCCGACTGCGACAGCGTCTCCATGGAGGACGCGGCGCCGGACGCGGACGTGGAGGCGCTCCGCCGCCTCTCCGACAACCTCGCCGCCGCCTTCCGCTCGCCGGACGACTTCGCCTTCCTCGCCGACGCGCGCTTCGCCGTGCCGGGCGCGCCCGACCTGTGCGTGCACCGCTGCGTGCTGTCGGCGCGGAGCCCCTTCCTGCGCGCCCTCTTCaagcgccgcgccgccgccgccggttcGGCCGGCGGCGCGGAGGGCGACCGGGTGGAGCTCCGGGAGCTTCTCGGCGGCGAGGTCGAGGTCGGGTACGAGGCGCTGCGGCTGGTGCTCGACTACCTGTACAGCGGCCGCGTCTGCGACCTCCCCAAGACGGCGTGCGCCTGCGTCGACGAGGGCGGCTGCGCCCACGTCGGTTGCCACCCCGCCGTCTCCTTCATGGCGCAGGTCCTCTTCGCCGCATCCACCTTCCAGGTCGGCGAGCTCGCCAGCCTCTTCCAG CGGCATCTGCTTGATCTCCTTGATAAAGTTGAAGCGGATAACCTTCCATTGGTCTTATCTGTTGCAAACTTATGCAACAAATCTTGCGTGAAACTGTTCGAGAGATGCCTGGAGAGGGTAGTCCGGTCAGACCTTGACATGATTACTCTTGATAAAGCATTGCCTCTAGATGTTATCAAGCAAATTATTGATTCACGGATAACTCTTGGATTAGCTTCACCTGAAGACAATGGTTTTCCTAACAAGCACGTAAGAAGGATACTCAGCGCACTTGATTCTGATGATGTGGAGCTAGTCAGGTTGCTGCTCAAAGAAGGGCAGACTAACCTTGATGATGCATTTGCATTGCACTATGCTGTAGAACACTGTGACTCCAAAATTACAACAGAACTTCTGGACATCGCACTCGCAGATGTTAATCTCAGAAACCCAAGAGGTTATACTGTTCTTCACATTGCTGCTAGGCGGAGAGATCCTAAAATTGTTGTCTCCCTTTTAACCAAGGGTGCTCGGCCTTCTGATTTCACATTTGATGGAAGAAAAGCAGTTCAAATCGCAAAGAGACTCACAAAACATGGGGATTATTTTGGGAATACTGAAGAAGGAAAGCCGTCTCCTAATGATAAATTATGCATTGAGATACTGGAGGAAGCTGAAAGAAGGGATCCACAGCTTGGAGAAGCATCGGTTTCTCTTGCATTGGCTGGTGACTGCCTTCGGGGGAAGTTATTGTACCTTGAAAACCGAG TGGCTTTGGCGAGGATAATGTTTCCAATTGAGGCAAGAGTAGCAATGGACATTGCTCAGGTGGATGGTACTTTGGAATTTACTCTTGGTTCTTGTACAAATCCACCTCCGGAGATAACAACCGTTGATCTAAATGATACTCCTTTCAAAATGAAGGATGAACACTTGGCTCGGATGAGAGCCCTCTCCAAAACAG TTGAACTCGGCAAACGTTTCTTCCCACGCTGTTCAAATGTGCTGGACAAGATCATGGATGATGAACCTGAGCTGGCTTCGCTCGGAAGAGATGCATCCTCCGAGAGGAAGAGGAGGTTTCACGACCTGCAAGATACGCTTCTGAAGGCGTTCAGCGAGGACAAAGAGGAGTTTGCCAGGTCGGCAACCCTTTCAGCTTCCTCATCGTCAACGCCCACTGTAGCAAGGAATTTGACAGGCCGACCTAGGAGATGA